The genomic segment CCACCCTTCTTATGAGGACGcacaacatgcaaactcaGACTTCTAACCTTTTTCTTGAACGCAGACTTAATATAATCGGCTGAAATTTCATTAACCTAGTGTAAGTTTGAtttgtgtgaatatttttgtccTTAGAAGAAAACGAACACACGTTGAAGAAGTTGGACACAGGTAATGGTTGATACGAGGTGGAGGCCAATTGATATGCGATAAAATGATTTCTAACAACgtataaaataaacatgatgtttttatgtattttgacCAAGTGATGTTGGCGTACTTCTGACGCGGATTGGGTTGATGCACACTTTTGGTAACCACATTGATGGCCAAGACACTCAACCCCTACCCAAATGCAGGACTACAGTTCAGTGTTTTTGAGTGTCCGCACTTCCTTGCCATCACCAGCATGATCACCAAAGTCAAAATCTTTATCGTCCTTCCTGTTATTCtcctgctcctcttcctcccactTCTTCCTTTCCAGCTCGTCTTGCTCCTCCTTCATCTTCTTCTCGGCTGCCTGGTGAGCACAAAAGGCAACAATCGACTGTTAATCACCAAAAATAGTCCACAAAAGCCCAAGCACAAACACAGCCCAAGCATGCTAGCTTGGTCGAATGCATCACAAGTTGTCAgaaacagcagcaacataaGATGGCTGCCCTTAAACTTCTTGAATCTTAAATTTCAGAGGCAAGGGGCCAATTGTTCGTCCCGTCATGTCCACCGTGAGGTTATTTTCAGTGGACAGGAAGTGGAACAATGGCCGCTCCTTaagataaagaaagaaaatgacgcCACGGGGCACCGGGCTGCCAGTTTGACACCCGATTGGTTGAAGAAGACGGATCGTCGCTTGTCTTACCCGCGTGAGTCCCCAAGTCTGCTGGGCAAACTCTTCTGCTTCTTGGACATTGTCAGTGATGAGGAAGTTGTCAAAGATGGATCCGGCCTTCGTCTAAAAGGGGGCGAGACATCATGGATCGTGATCGGACgcagtctgtctgtctgtctgtctgtgtgtgtgtgtgtgtgtgtgtgtgtgtgtgtgtgtgtgtgtgtgtgtgtgtgtgtgtgtgtgtgtgtgtgtgtgtgtgtgtgtgtgtgtgtgtgtgtgtgttgccgtTCACCTGCCACAATTCCAATCCCAGCACGCCAATGTTGTGGAACTTGTACATGTCGGCGTCGTGAACGTACTCAGGGTTGGCGATCTTGGGGTGGACCCATGGGCCTTTGTACTTGGGGTTGTCTATCTGCCTGGGCGTCCAGTCGCCCTGCCGGCAACAAGCAGCGAGATGAGGCGTTGACGGGCGGGCCATGTCCCGGCCGCTACAGACGCACCTTGTAGTCGGGATTTGCAATCACGCGAGGCTTCCACACGCCATCAATGTCCTCTCGCCAGTCGCTGGGTTTGCGGTGTTTGGGGTCTGGGATGGTTTCTGGCTGATCCCAGTCCtgcaaaaacaactttttgttGGTCAAAAGCCCCTTTTGCGCCGTCCTATCGGAGTTTTCCGCTCCTTGTTCTTGAATGGCCATTCTGTACAAAAGGTACCAAAGGCAGACAGCGGCGGGGAAAAACAGGCGACAGAATGAACTTCAAAACTCATTCGTCCTGCCGACTCCCTCATTTTTCAGATGGTCTAATGttacaatttcatttgatttttttgtacacGTTTTCACCTTAAAAACGTGTCACCcggtcaacttttcttttctttagcaaaaaaatggcagcaaaCATGAGGCGTCTCGACAGACACGGCACGACATGTAACGAAAGCCATTGTAGAAGTAACCGAGCAGGAAACAATGATGTTTTTCCAGGTATGAGAAGCAGTTGGACTCGTTCGAAGTACACTCGTTATTCTTGCCGAGCAACTTGTACACCAAAGCACTGGGCATGTACAGATTGATTCAATCTGGAAAGCTCCAGGCTGTGGCTTGCCTTATTTGGAGTCAAAAATGGTAAGAAGCGCGCCGCGCTCACCTCGGGCTTGGTGTCATCTGGGTCGTCCATGGTGGGCCGATCGTCCCAGTCGGCCGGCTTGCTGGCCTGGGGGTCTTTGATAGTCTTGGGCGGCAGCAGGTCCCAGTCATCCTCCAGCGAGCCCGACGCCACCTCTGAGTTGTCGATCTTCACCTGGTACGTTTGGTCCGGACGCAGCACCAGCGTGTACACGTGGCTCAGCTTGTCGTCCTGCCGGAAACAAGCTCAAGTTCACAACAGGCCCAAGAGTGGGAGACGCTCTACGGGGGGCTCGGATCAAAGTTGGCATTTTTACATACAAAAGGAAAGAACAGTGTCATGTACCTGGAAAGAAACGCATTGACAAGTATTTTTCTGGAAAAatagtatgaaaaaaaaattctgaaaaaACTTGGGGGGGCCTCTTTCAAAAGGCACTGTAATTTTTGCTGACCTTGcacaggatgttttttttgataAGGTGTCCTTGTCCCTTGTAGTTGAGGATGACGTGCACTTTCTTGGTGGCCGAGAAGCAGATGTCGGGACCTGCCGCCAAACACAACCACCACGCCGGTCGGACCAATTTCGAGTgacataacaaaaacaaaggcctTCCCTGAAGCCTGACTGGAACAAATTCTGCATGAGCTTTTAACATAGGGCTTTAAAGTAGTGTCACAATTTAAATGAGGTTCTCCAGTGTCAGACTTTCAGAGTA from the Syngnathus acus chromosome 4, fSynAcu1.2, whole genome shotgun sequence genome contains:
- the LOC119121645 gene encoding calreticulin-like isoform X1, encoding MSPAVLALLAALACSVHATVFFKEKFLDGDGWRNRWVESKHKEDYGQWKLSAGKFYGDAELDKGVQTSDDAHFYALSARMESFSNEGKVLVIQFSVKHQQGLDCGGGYVKLFDAQLDQAQMNTRSSFYIMFGPDICFSATKKVHVILNYKGQGHLIKKNILCKDDKLSHVYTLVLRPDQTYQVKIDNSEVASGSLEDDWDLLPPKTIKDPQASKPADWDDRPTMDDPDDTKPEDWDQPETIPDPKHRKPSDWREDIDGVWKPRVIANPDYKGDWTPRQIDNPKYKGPWVHPKIANPEYVHDADMYKFHNIGVLGLELWQTKAGSIFDNFLITDNVQEAEEFAQQTWGLTRAAEKKMKEEQDELERKKWEEEEQENNRKDDKDFDFGDHAGDGKEVRTLKNTEL
- the LOC119121645 gene encoding calreticulin-like isoform X2 codes for the protein MSPAVLALLAALACSVHATVFFKEKFLDGDGWRNRWVESKHKEDYGQWKLSAGKFYGDAELDKGVQTSDDAHFYALSARMESFSNEGKVLVIQFSVKHQQGLDCGGGYVKLFDAQLDQAQMNTRSSFYIMFGPDICFSATKKVHVILNYKGQGHLIKKNILCKDDKLSHVYTLVLRPDQTYQVKIDNSEVASGSLEDDWDLLPPKTIKDPQASKPADWDDRPTMDDPDDTKPEDWDQPETIPDPKHRKPSDWREDIDGVWKPRVIANPDYKGDWTPRQIDNPKYKGPWVHPKIANPEYVHDADMYKFHNIGVLGLELWQAAEKKMKEEQDELERKKWEEEEQENNRKDDKDFDFGDHAGDGKEVRTLKNTEL
- the LOC119121645 gene encoding calreticulin-like isoform X3, which codes for MSPAVLALLAALACSVHATVFFKEKFLDGDGWRNRWVESKHKEDYGQWKLSAGKFYGDAELDKGVQTSDDAHFYALSARMESFSNEGKVLVIQFSVKHQQGLDCGGGYVKLFDAQLDQAQMNTRSSFYIMFGPDICFSATKKVHVILNYKGQGHLIKKNILCKDDKLSHVYTLVLRPDQTYQVKIDNSEVASGSLEDDWDLLPPKTIKDPQASKPADWDDRPTMDDPDDTKPEDWDQPETIPDPKHRKPSDWREDIDGVWKPRVIANPDYKGDWTPRQIDNPKYKGPWVHPKIANPERRPDPSLTTSSSLTMSKKQKSLPSRLGDSRGQPRRR